One Dromiciops gliroides isolate mDroGli1 chromosome 3, mDroGli1.pri, whole genome shotgun sequence DNA segment encodes these proteins:
- the ST3GAL6 gene encoding type 2 lactosamine alpha-2,3-sialyltransferase isoform X2, translated as MNDGPIRGHEEDVGTRTTFRIFYPESVFTNPDDDDRNSTGIFSVFKPHDLKWLWELLAGITPEVDYFWKKPALNLIYKPENIRILDPIITRIAAFNMLRFPTTFPKKEKPKHPTTGIIAITLAFYMCHEVHLAGFKYNFTDKSGPLHYYGNATMAVMSKNEYHNITAEQIFLKNIIDKNFVINLTKD; from the exons ATGAATGATGGACCCATCAGAGGACACGAGGAGGATGTTGGGACTAGAACAACCTTCAGGATCTTTTACCCAGAATCTGTCTTTACAAACCCAGATGATGATGACCGGAATTCTACTGGCATCTTTTCAGTCTTTAAACCCCATGACTTGAAATGGTTGTGGGAATTGCTGGCCGGCATCACACCA gaGGTTGATTATTTTTGGAAGAAACCAGCCTTAAATCTGATCTATAAGCCTGAAAATATCAGAATCCTAGATCCTATTATTACAAGAATAGCTGCTTTCAACATGCTTCGTTTTCCTACAACTTTTCCCAAAAAAGAG AAACCCAAACACCCAACAACAGGAATCATTGCCATCACACTGGCATTTTACATGTGCCATGAAGTTCACTTAGCAGGTTTTAAGTACAATTTTACTGATAAAAGTGGCCCTTTGCACTACTATGGGAATGCAACCATGGCTGTGATGAGCAAG aATGAATACCACAACATAACTGCAGAGCAGATATTCTTAAAGAACATCATAGACAAAAACTTCGTTATTAACTTGACAAAAGACTGA